The Nocardioides sp. S5 genome includes a window with the following:
- the prfA gene encoding peptide chain release factor 1: MFEAVEGMRQEHAEIEQRLALPETHADQRLAKELNQRYAELTAVVTTWQEWLQLGDDAEAARELGTVDPAFAAEAEELAARREVASERLRRLLVPRDAADGKDALLEIKSGEGGEESALFAGDLLRMYSRFAETRGWSVEVLDATESDLGGYKSVTAAVKARGTVEPGQAPYALLKFEGGVHRVQRVPVTESQGRVHTSAAGVLVSPEAEPVDVTIDDNDLRIDVYRSSGPGGQSVNTTDSAVRITHVPTGIVASCQNEKSQLQNKESAMRILRSRLLQAAQDAADAEASDARRSQVRTVDRSERIRTYNFPENRISDHRTGYKSYNLDQVLDGDLQPVLDSCVETDMAARLAALEA; this comes from the coding sequence ATGTTCGAGGCCGTCGAAGGCATGCGCCAGGAGCACGCCGAGATCGAGCAGCGACTGGCCCTCCCGGAGACCCACGCCGACCAGCGGCTGGCCAAGGAGCTCAACCAGCGCTACGCCGAGCTGACCGCCGTCGTGACCACCTGGCAGGAGTGGCTCCAGCTCGGCGACGACGCCGAGGCCGCGCGGGAGCTGGGGACCGTCGACCCCGCCTTCGCCGCGGAGGCCGAGGAGCTGGCCGCGCGCCGCGAGGTCGCCTCGGAGCGGCTGCGCCGGCTGCTGGTGCCGCGCGACGCCGCCGACGGCAAGGACGCGCTGCTGGAGATCAAGTCCGGTGAGGGCGGCGAGGAGTCGGCGCTGTTCGCCGGCGACCTGCTGCGGATGTACTCCCGGTTCGCGGAGACCCGCGGCTGGAGCGTCGAGGTGCTCGACGCCACCGAGTCCGACCTCGGCGGCTACAAGTCGGTCACCGCCGCGGTGAAGGCGCGCGGCACGGTCGAGCCCGGCCAGGCGCCGTACGCCCTGCTCAAGTTCGAGGGCGGCGTGCACCGGGTCCAGCGGGTCCCGGTCACGGAGTCGCAAGGTCGCGTGCACACCTCGGCCGCCGGCGTGCTCGTGTCGCCCGAGGCGGAGCCGGTCGACGTGACCATCGACGACAACGACCTGCGCATCGACGTCTACCGCTCCAGCGGGCCCGGCGGGCAGAGCGTCAACACCACCGACTCCGCCGTCCGCATCACCCACGTCCCGACCGGCATCGTGGCGAGCTGCCAGAACGAGAAGAGCCAGCTGCAGAACAAGGAGTCCGCGATGCGGATCCTGCGCTCGCGGCTGCTCCAGGCGGCCCAGGACGCTGCCGACGCGGAAGCCAGTGACGCGCGCCGCTCGCAGGTGCGCACCGTGGACCGCTCGGAGCGGATCCGTACCTACAACTTCCCGGAGAACCGGATCTCCGACCACCGGACGGGCTACAAGTCCTACAACCTCGACCAGGTGCTCGACGGCGACCTCCAGCCGGTGCTCGACTCGTGCGTCGAGACCGACATGGCGGCCCGTCTCGCGGCGCTGGAGGCCTAG
- a CDS encoding L-threonylcarbamoyladenylate synthase has translation MSVVDRLATSTEEEREAAVTAAAGAVRRGELVVIPTDTVYGIAADAFSHDAVKALLEAKGRGREMPPPVLVSAATTLDALAEGVPIWARTLVEQFWPGPLTLVCRQQPSLVWDLGETRGTVAVRMPDDEVALAVLERTGPLAVSSANLTGRPAATDADAAEEMLGDAVAVIVDGGTSPGGEASTIIDVTVPDGRVLRLGALSLEVLNAAIEEHGVVLADEG, from the coding sequence ATGAGCGTCGTGGACAGGCTTGCGACCTCGACGGAGGAGGAGCGGGAGGCGGCGGTGACCGCTGCCGCCGGCGCCGTACGACGCGGTGAGCTGGTGGTGATCCCCACCGACACCGTCTACGGCATCGCCGCCGACGCGTTCTCGCACGACGCGGTGAAGGCGCTGCTCGAGGCCAAGGGCCGCGGGCGTGAGATGCCGCCGCCGGTGCTGGTCTCGGCGGCGACCACGCTCGACGCGCTCGCCGAGGGCGTGCCCATCTGGGCCCGCACCCTCGTCGAGCAGTTCTGGCCCGGACCGCTGACCCTCGTGTGCCGCCAGCAGCCCTCGCTCGTGTGGGACCTGGGGGAGACCCGCGGCACGGTCGCGGTGCGGATGCCCGACGACGAGGTGGCCCTGGCCGTGCTCGAGCGCACCGGTCCGCTCGCCGTCAGCTCCGCCAACCTCACCGGCCGCCCGGCGGCCACCGACGCCGACGCCGCCGAGGAGATGCTCGGCGACGCCGTCGCGGTCATCGTCGACGGCGGGACGTCCCCGGGCGGCGAGGCCTCCACCATCATCGACGTCACCGTCCCCGACGGCCGGGTCCTCCGGCTGGGCGCGCTCTCGCTCGAGGTGCTCAACGCCGCCATCGAGGAGCACGGCGTGGTGCTCGCCGACGAGGGCTGA
- the rpmE gene encoding 50S ribosomal protein L31, producing MKKDTHPDYVETAVTCTCGASFTTRSTATSGKLHADVCSQCHPFYTGKQKILDTGGRVARFEARYAKKAPAEKK from the coding sequence ATGAAGAAGGACACCCACCCCGACTACGTCGAGACCGCCGTCACCTGCACCTGCGGCGCGTCGTTCACCACCCGCAGCACCGCGACCTCCGGCAAGCTCCACGCCGATGTCTGCTCGCAGTGCCACCCGTTCTACACCGGCAAGCAGAAGATCCTCGACACCGGCGGCCGCGTCGCCCGCTTCGAGGCTCGCTACGCCAAGAAGGCCCCGGCCGAGAAGAAGTAG
- a CDS encoding MraY family glycosyltransferase gives MREYLLVFLVALAVTYLLTVIAREIALRTGAVAAVRDRDVHAEPIPYLGGLAMLGGLAAAYLVARELPFLGLRSEGFVFKDAGVVLLAGALVCAVGVIDDIFDLDALTKLGGQVLAAGLLVAMGVRFYYFPSPDGTQFALDDAQSALLTLVVVIGTMNAVNFVDGLDGLAAGIVGIGASAFFLYCYMLSDQNNLTLATTGALLSAALAGACAGFLPHNFHPARLFMGDSGSMLIGLVLSASALTLTGQFFGMPNTEGNSLFVTVLPVLLPISLLMVPIVDLVLAVVRRTRAGRSPMSADKQHLHHRLLEIGHSQRRAVLIMWLWAFTLAAGAVIVSLFDDPWVWWSLGSMLALTIAMTFVLPKLHRPPKTGLGDTGLPENAAVEGRDPADDRLEPADQPGEGVRGP, from the coding sequence TTGCGGGAATACCTCCTCGTCTTCCTGGTCGCCCTCGCGGTGACCTACCTCCTCACGGTCATCGCCCGTGAGATCGCCCTGCGCACCGGAGCCGTGGCCGCGGTGCGCGACCGCGACGTGCACGCCGAGCCGATCCCCTACCTCGGTGGCCTGGCGATGCTCGGGGGACTGGCCGCCGCCTATCTCGTCGCCCGCGAGCTGCCGTTCCTCGGCCTGCGCAGCGAGGGTTTCGTCTTCAAGGACGCCGGCGTCGTGCTCCTGGCGGGGGCACTGGTCTGCGCCGTCGGCGTCATCGACGACATCTTCGACCTCGACGCGCTGACCAAGCTCGGCGGCCAGGTGCTCGCCGCAGGCCTGCTGGTCGCGATGGGGGTCCGGTTCTACTACTTCCCCTCGCCCGACGGCACGCAGTTCGCCCTCGACGACGCCCAGAGCGCGCTGCTGACACTGGTCGTGGTCATCGGCACCATGAACGCGGTCAACTTCGTCGACGGCCTCGACGGTCTCGCGGCCGGCATCGTCGGCATCGGCGCCTCCGCCTTCTTCCTCTACTGCTACATGCTCTCGGACCAGAACAACCTCACCCTGGCCACCACCGGCGCACTGCTGAGCGCGGCGCTCGCCGGCGCCTGCGCCGGCTTCCTGCCGCACAACTTCCACCCCGCCCGGCTGTTCATGGGCGACTCGGGTTCGATGCTGATCGGACTGGTCCTGTCGGCGAGCGCGCTCACCCTCACTGGGCAGTTCTTCGGGATGCCCAACACCGAGGGCAACAGCCTCTTCGTGACCGTGCTCCCGGTGCTGCTGCCCATCTCGCTGCTGATGGTGCCGATCGTCGACCTCGTGCTCGCCGTCGTACGACGCACGCGGGCGGGTCGCTCGCCGATGAGTGCGGACAAGCAGCACCTGCACCACCGCCTCCTCGAGATCGGCCACTCGCAGCGCCGCGCGGTGCTGATCATGTGGTTGTGGGCCTTCACGCTGGCAGCCGGTGCGGTCATCGTGAGCCTCTTCGACGACCCCTGGGTCTGGTGGAGTCTCGGCTCGATGCTGGCCCTGACGATCGCCATGACCTTCGTGCTGCCCAAGCTGCACCGACCGCCGAAGACCGGGCTGGGGGACACGGGGCTGCCGGAGAACGCCGCAGTCGAGGGTCGCGACCCCGCCGACGACCGGCTCGAGCCGGCGGACCAGCCGGGGGAGGGCGTCCGCGGGCCCTGA
- the rho gene encoding transcription termination factor Rho — translation MTETPPAATPADSQDAAPDAATKPARKASKSGGLGSMLLADLKSMAGGMGIAGAGSMKKAQLVEAIKAAQSPAAQSPAASAEKQDQKQASQQARASAQPEAVQSEAPARTEEPAPQTTVRTRTRKQRAAEQAAEAAEQKQPEQKQPEQKQPEQPAQKQKQQDKQDQKTDKQNDKQQGQKQGSQKQGNQQGQRNQERLQDQRQEQRNQEQRGQDQREQRAQEQRAQDRNQDRQQDQRQQEQDDDEDGEGGSRRNRRRRGRDRTTPRAGGNRSEPDTTILEDDVLVPAAGILDVLDNCAFVRTSGYLPGPEDVYLSLSMVRKYHLRRGDAVVGQVRQPREGERREKFNPMVRIDSINGTEAEGAKERPEFSDAVPVHPHQRLRLATDDANPTGKVIDIAAPVGKGQRGLILTPPRTGATSLLQSIAQAVTTNNPECHVMVVLVDARPEEVTDFQRAVKGEVVASTFDRQPADHTLVAELAIERAKRLVELGHDVVVLLDSLTRLGRAYNLAAPANGRVLAGIVDASAVHPTKEFFGAARKIEDAGSLTVLATVAVGTGSATDEFFLEEIAGTENWELALSAERAARGIVPAVDVVASGTRHEEKLLAPAEGAVVGDIRKQLAAADSSQAVSKVIGAR, via the coding sequence GTGACCGAGACTCCCCCTGCTGCCACCCCTGCCGACTCGCAGGACGCGGCACCCGACGCCGCGACGAAGCCCGCCCGGAAGGCGTCGAAGTCCGGCGGCCTCGGCTCGATGCTGCTCGCCGACCTCAAGTCGATGGCCGGCGGAATGGGCATCGCCGGTGCCGGCTCGATGAAGAAGGCGCAGCTGGTCGAGGCCATCAAGGCAGCCCAGTCCCCGGCAGCCCAGTCCCCGGCCGCATCGGCCGAGAAGCAGGACCAGAAGCAGGCCTCGCAGCAGGCGCGGGCGTCGGCCCAGCCGGAGGCCGTCCAGTCCGAGGCCCCGGCCCGCACCGAGGAGCCGGCCCCGCAGACGACCGTGCGCACGCGCACGCGCAAGCAGCGCGCCGCGGAGCAGGCTGCCGAGGCCGCGGAGCAGAAGCAGCCCGAGCAGAAGCAGCCCGAGCAGAAGCAGCCCGAGCAGCCCGCGCAGAAGCAGAAACAGCAGGACAAGCAGGACCAGAAGACCGACAAGCAGAACGACAAGCAGCAGGGGCAGAAGCAGGGCTCCCAGAAGCAGGGCAACCAGCAGGGCCAGCGCAACCAGGAGCGCCTGCAGGACCAGCGCCAGGAGCAGCGGAACCAGGAGCAGCGCGGCCAGGACCAGCGCGAGCAGCGGGCGCAGGAGCAGCGGGCGCAGGACCGCAACCAGGACCGCCAGCAGGACCAGCGCCAGCAGGAGCAGGACGACGACGAGGACGGCGAGGGCGGCAGCCGTCGCAACCGCCGCCGTCGCGGCCGCGACCGTACGACGCCGCGCGCCGGTGGCAACCGCAGCGAGCCCGACACCACGATCCTCGAGGACGACGTCCTGGTGCCGGCCGCCGGCATCCTTGACGTGCTCGACAACTGCGCCTTCGTGCGCACCTCGGGCTACCTGCCCGGACCCGAGGACGTCTACCTGTCGCTGTCGATGGTGCGCAAGTACCACCTGCGCCGCGGTGACGCCGTGGTCGGCCAGGTCCGCCAGCCGCGTGAGGGGGAGCGTCGGGAGAAGTTCAACCCGATGGTCCGCATCGACAGCATCAACGGCACCGAGGCCGAGGGCGCCAAGGAGCGCCCGGAGTTCTCCGACGCCGTGCCGGTGCACCCGCACCAGCGGCTGCGCCTGGCCACCGACGACGCCAACCCCACCGGCAAGGTCATCGACATCGCCGCGCCGGTGGGCAAGGGCCAGCGCGGCCTCATCCTCACCCCGCCGCGCACGGGTGCGACGTCCCTGCTGCAGTCCATCGCGCAGGCCGTGACCACCAACAACCCCGAGTGCCACGTGATGGTGGTGCTCGTCGACGCGCGGCCCGAGGAGGTCACCGACTTCCAGCGCGCCGTCAAGGGCGAGGTCGTCGCCTCGACCTTCGACCGGCAGCCGGCCGACCACACCCTGGTCGCCGAGCTCGCCATCGAGCGGGCCAAGCGGCTCGTCGAGCTCGGCCACGACGTGGTCGTGCTGCTGGACTCCCTCACCCGCCTGGGCCGTGCCTACAACCTGGCCGCGCCGGCCAACGGCCGCGTGCTCGCGGGCATCGTCGACGCCTCCGCGGTGCACCCCACCAAGGAGTTCTTCGGCGCCGCGCGCAAGATCGAGGACGCCGGCTCGCTGACCGTGCTGGCGACGGTCGCGGTGGGCACCGGGTCGGCCACGGACGAGTTCTTCCTCGAGGAGATCGCGGGCACCGAGAACTGGGAGCTCGCGCTCAGCGCCGAGCGTGCGGCCCGGGGCATCGTCCCGGCCGTCGACGTCGTCGCGTCCGGGACGCGGCACGAGGAGAAGCTCCTCGCGCCCGCCGAGGGAGCCGTCGTCGGCGACATCCGCAAGCAGCTCGCGGCCGCCGACTCGTCACAGGCCGTCAGCAAGGTCATCGGCGCCCGCTGA
- the prmC gene encoding peptide chain release factor N(5)-glutamine methyltransferase — MEPRVRAGAARRAAAARLAEAGVASPERDADLLLAHVLDVGLGRLPLVDDLTVPQREQYAALVARRAAREPLQHLTGTAAFRHVELAVGPGVFVPRPETELLAGWAIEHALALPSPVVVDLCTGSGAIAKAVADEVPGAVVHAVELDEGALAWAERNLAGTGVDLRHGDLATAFDDLAGTVDVVVCNPPYIPLEAWESVAAEARDHDPHLALFSGDDGLDAMRVLEQRAALLLRAGGVVGAEHADVQGESAPAVFAAAGRWQDVADHRDLAGRARYVTARLAR; from the coding sequence GTGGAGCCGAGGGTGCGCGCCGGCGCGGCGCGGCGTGCGGCGGCCGCGCGGCTCGCCGAGGCCGGTGTGGCCTCGCCCGAGCGCGACGCCGACCTGCTCCTCGCCCACGTCCTCGACGTCGGGCTGGGCCGGCTGCCCCTGGTCGACGACCTGACCGTGCCCCAGCGGGAGCAGTACGCCGCCCTGGTCGCACGCCGCGCCGCCCGCGAGCCGCTCCAGCACCTGACCGGCACGGCCGCGTTCCGCCACGTCGAGCTGGCCGTGGGCCCGGGGGTCTTCGTGCCGCGTCCCGAGACCGAGCTGCTGGCCGGCTGGGCGATCGAGCACGCGCTCGCCCTGCCGTCGCCGGTCGTCGTCGACCTGTGCACCGGCTCCGGTGCGATCGCGAAGGCCGTCGCAGACGAGGTCCCGGGTGCCGTGGTGCACGCCGTCGAGCTCGACGAGGGTGCCCTGGCCTGGGCCGAGCGCAACCTGGCCGGCACCGGCGTCGACCTGCGGCACGGAGACCTCGCCACCGCCTTCGACGACCTCGCCGGCACCGTCGACGTGGTCGTCTGCAACCCGCCCTACATCCCGCTCGAGGCGTGGGAGTCCGTGGCCGCCGAGGCGCGTGACCACGACCCGCACCTCGCGCTCTTCTCCGGCGACGACGGGCTCGACGCGATGCGCGTGCTGGAGCAGCGCGCGGCGCTGCTGCTGCGCGCCGGGGGAGTGGTCGGCGCGGAGCACGCGGACGTGCAGGGCGAGTCCGCCCCGGCCGTCTTCGCCGCCGCCGGGCGCTGGCAGGACGTGGCCGACCACCGTGACCTCGCGGGTCGGGCGCGCTACGTGACCGCGAGGCTGGCACGATGA